In Candidatus Poribacteria bacterium, one DNA window encodes the following:
- a CDS encoding 4-hydroxy-2-oxo-heptane-1,7-dioate aldolase, translating into QHPDVQGTIDDTLARIQAAGRVAGTLANNDNVAKYAAAGVRFLFTSVGGWITAGAAEFVSRAEEAK; encoded by the coding sequence CAGCACCCCGATGTTCAGGGCACAATCGACGACACATTAGCTCGCATCCAAGCGGCAGGACGGGTCGCCGGTACGCTAGCCAACAACGATAATGTTGCGAAGTACGCTGCGGCAGGCGTCCGCTTCCTATTCACTAGTGTTGGAGGGTGGATCACCGCCGGTGCTGCCGAGTTTGTCAGCCGCGCTGAAGAAGCAAAATAA